One Streptomyces formicae genomic window, CCTCGGTCTCCGACTGAGCGCTCAGCCCACGGTGTCGAGCAGCCGGGCGGTATACATCCGTCCGGCGTACTCGACCAGCCGGATCAGCACCTCCTTCCCCGAGTCGCGGTCCCGTGCGTCGCACAGCACCACCGGAGTTCCGCTGTCGAGGTCCAGGGCTCGTGACACCTCATGTGCTCCGTACGTACGCGCGTTCGCGAAGCAGTTGACCGCCACGACGAACGGGATACGTCGGTGCTCGAAGTAGTCCACGGCGGGGAAGCAGTCCTCGAGCCGTCGGGTGTCCGCCAGGACGACGGCTCCGAGGGCGCCCTGTGACAGCTCGTCCCACAGGAACCAGAAACGATCCTGTCCCGGAGTTCCGAACAGGTACAGCGACAGGCCCGACCTGATGGTGATGCGGCCGAAGTCCATGGCCACGGTCGTCGTGGTCTTGCGGTCGACGCCGTCGGTGTCGTCCACCGACTCGCCCGCCTCGCTGAGCAGTTCTTCCGTGCGCAACGGGCGGATTTCGCTGACCACGCCGACCAGGGTGGTCTTGCCCACCCCGAAGCCGCCCGCGACCAGGATCTTGAGCGCCATGGCGGTGGTGTCGTCGCCGGTGGCGTCAGAGTGCTCGGAGACCATCGATCACCTCACGAAGAATCATTTCGTCGGGTAGCTGCGCGGGCGGCACCGGTCGGCTGACCTTGACGCAGCCGCTCTCCACCAGGTCGCCCAGGAGCACGCGGACGACGCCGACGGGCAGATCGGCGCCCGCGGCGAGTTCGGCGACGGACTGTGTCTCGGTGCGGCACAGTTCGATCAGTGTCCGGTGTTCGGGTCCCAGCGTGGAGTCGTCGCCGGGGCCCGGGGCGCTGCCATCGAGCGTGACGAGCGCGATCAGGTCGAAGCGCACGTCGCTCGGCCCGGGCTTGGTCCGCCCACCCGTCATCGCGTAGGGACGGACGAGGGGACCGGCTTCGTTGTCGTACCACTGACTGCCCGGCTGGTGCGGGAGTCCGCTCGCTTCCTCGGTCATGGCCGCCGACCGTCCTCGGTCACCCGGCGGCCGGCGGCTGCGCGGCGAAGCGCGCCGGGGTGTAGAGGTGTTCGCCCACCCGCTTGACCAGCCGCGCCATCTCGTAGGCCACGAGCCCGATGTCGGCCGTCACGGAACTCAGGACCGTGAGGCAGGAGCCATCGCCCGCGGCCGCCACGAACAGGAAGGCGTCGTCCATCTCGACCATGGTTTGACGCACTCCCCCGGCCCCGAAGTGGCGGCCCGCCCCCTTGGCGAGGCTGTGGAACCCCGATGCGACGGCGGCCAGGTGTTCGGCGTCTTCGCGAGTGAGGGCGGTCGACGCGCCGACCGGCAGGCCGTCGTTGGACAGGACCACGGCGTGCCGCACTTCACCGACGCGCAGCACCAAGTCGTCCAGTAACCAGTCGAGTTCGCCGGTCCGCCCGGCGGTGATGCTCTGATCCTGGATCATGCGTGGTCTCCTTCACTGCTGTCTCGACCCGGTGCGGGCCCTGAGATGTCGGGGACCGAGCCGACGATGCCCGGGAGCGGACCGCCGCCCCGCGCCCAGCCGTCGCGGTAGGCGGTCATGCGGGCACGTACTTGCTCAGGGCTGCGTTCGTCCTCCGCTGCGGGGGCCGCCGTGGCCGCCTCTTCCGTAGACCGATGTTCTCGGAGCTGAGGGGCGAGGCTCGCCTGACGGACCCGGCGGGGCAGTTCGTCCGAGGCCGCTGCCTGGGCGTCGGCGTGTTGCCCTACGAAGCCGTCCGCGTCAGGACCTTGCAGGGCGGGGACTTGGGCGTCAGCGCCCGCCACGTCGAGCGGCCCGTCACCGTACGGTCCCGAGCCTGGGGATCCGGGATCACGCGTCCGGTGCGGCCGCAGCGTAGTGACGCCGGGCGGTGGGGACGCCTCCACCGCTGCGGCGAGAGCCGGGAGGGCTGCCGGGGCAGGGACGGAGTTGCCGTTCACGCGGCGTTCCGACCCGCCCTCCACGCGCGCGTGCTCCTTTCCCGGGAAGCGCCCGCGCTCCACGGTGGCGGCCTGGGGGCTTTCCACCGTGCCGCTGTGAAGGAGCGCGGTGGGAAGCAGCACCACCGCGGTGGTACCTCCGTAGGGCGATGTGCGCAGATGCACCTTGATGTGATGCCGTGCCGCGAGCCTGCTGACGACGAAGAGACCGAGTTGATCGCTGTCGAACAAGTCGAGCGCCTCGGACTGCTCGATGCGCCGGTTGGCCTCGGCGAGCATCTCGGTCCCCATGCCGAGCCCACGGTCCTCGATCTCCAGGGCGTAGCCGTTGCCGACCGGTTCGCCGTTGACCCGCACCTTGGTGTGCGGAGGTGAGAACTGTGCCGCGTTCTCGACGAGTTCGGCCAGGAGGTGGGTCAGGTCGGCCACTGCCGTCCCGAGGACCGAGGCTCCGGGCAATGGGCGTACCTCCACCCGCGCGTAGTCCTCGACTTCGGAGACGGCGGCACGGACCACGTTCGTCAGCGACACGGGCATGCGCCAGGCGCGGCCGGGCGCGGCCCCGGAGAGGATGATCAGGCTCTCCGCGTGTCGCCGCATCCGGGTGGTCAGGTGGTCGAGCCGGAAGAGGTCACTGAGCTCGTTGGGGTCCTCGGCCCGGCGTTCCATGCTGTCCAGGAGGCTGAGTTGGCGGTGGACGAGAACCTGGCTCCTGCGGGCGAGATTGACGAAGACTCCGGAGATGCCGCTGGCCAGCTCGGCGCGCTCGACCGCCGCGCGCAGGGCGGCCCGGTGGACGGTGCCGAGCGCCTCGGCGACCTGTCCTGTCTCGTCCTCCGCGGGTGGTCCGGGCGGCGCTTCGGCATTGATGTCGAGCTCCTCACCGGCGCGCAGCCGCCGCATCGCGTTCGGGAGCTTGCGCCGGGCGATCTCCAGGGCGCCGTTGCGCAGGCCGACCAGCTCGACGACCAGCCCTCGGCCGATGCGTACGGAGACGACCAGGGACGTGGCGACGGCGACGAGCCCCAGGAGGACGGCGGCGCCCGCGGGGGTGAGCACTCCGTGAGTGAGCGGGTCAGCCTGGGCAGCGGCGTCGCGGTGCGCGTTCGCCACGACCGCGTCGACTTGGTCCTGCACCTCTCCGTAGGCGTCGTCCCAGGTACCTGCCGGGGCCGCGCCGAGCGCCTTCGGGCCGGGCTGTGTCACGAGCACCTTGTCCTCGACGGTGCGCACGTCGTCGTACGCGCTCCCCTTCTCGATGCCGCGCCAAGCCGCCCGCTGGGGGCCGCGCAGATCACCGGACGCGGTTTCCGCCAGCGTCCTGCGGGTGTCCACGGCACCGGTGAACAGCCGGAGCCGCTGCCCCGCGAGGGAGCCGTCGAGTCGTGCTCCGGCAAGCACGGCGTCCTCGCGTGCCAGCATTTCGCCGGCCCGGGAGAATTCGAGCAGCACGCGCGCGTTGGAGCCTGCCGCGGTGTCCTGCATGCCGGAGAGCGCGCCGCCGACCCCGAAGGCCTGGGCGATCGTCCGCGTGTACTGGCCGTACACCGTATTCCAGCCGGTGCGGCGGTCGAGCACCTCGTTCCGCAGCGTGCGCATGCCGTTTGCCGCGGTGAGGAACGTCTCCAGCCTGTCGGCCACTCCCCGGGGAAGACCGACCCCGTCCGCGACGGTCGAATCATCTCCGATGCGCAGCTTCGCCACCGCGCGGTCGGTGCGCTCGCCCTGCTTCGTGAGTGCGTCACCACGGCCGGTGTTCGGCTTGGTCGCGTAGCGCACGGCGGCGACGCGCTCGGCCTGGAGCGAGGTGATCGCCGTTTCCACGGGGGTGCGTATGCCGGTGTCGACGCGCTGCAGTTGCCGCAGCCTGGCCACGTCCTGGGCCGTGCTGACGGTCGCGTACCCCCACAGAGCGAGCAGGGAGATGACGGGCACCATCAACAGGCACACGATCTTGGCTCGGACGGTGCGGGGCCGCAGCCGCCAGTGGCTCGCGCCCGTGAGTTCCCTATCCCCCGGAGGTTCGGCGATGTCGTCCTCTCCGTAGGGGTGTTCGTCTCCGTAGGGGTGTTCGTCGCGTTCGTCGGCGGGTCGGCCCGCGTGGGCACGGCGGCCGCGCGCCGGGGGCGCCGACTGTGGCGGTATGACGCCGTCGGCGGGATCCGAGGTGCTTCGTGGTGTGCGCATGGCCTCCTCGCTCGGGTGGGTTCGGTGCGTGCCGCCGGGCCGTCACCGGCCACGACGGAGCCCGCTATCGGGCGGCGGTCTCGGCCGGTCGCTGGGCCGACACGGAGGCTTCGCGCTCGCCTTCCGTCGGGGAGAGCGCGACGAAGGCGCAGGTCAAGAACATGTAGGACCCGAGACCGACGGCGAGGGGGAAGATGAACTGCATCGTGGTGGCCCCGGGCAGTGCGGCTTCGGAGGGCGTGACGCGCACGCTCACGGCGAGCATGCCGGTGTAGTGCATGCTGCTCACCGCCCCGCCCATGACGAGAGACGCGCCGGCCACCGCGAGGGGCGACTTGATGTTGAGGCCCGCCCACAGGGCTGCGGTCGCCGCGATCACGGCGATCACTACGGAGAGGCCGACCAGCACCGGGTCGTACCGCACCTCGCCGTGCATGCGCAGTGCCGCCATGCCGATGTAGTGCATGCTCGCGACGCCGAGCCCCGTGGTGAGCCCGCCGATCGCGAGTGCCCGCCCCCGGTCCCGGCCGTATCCGACGGCGAAGACTCCGGCGCCGACGACGACCACCGCGCCCAGGAGGCTGAGCATGGTCAGCGGCACGTTGTAGTGGATCTCGGTGCCGGTGACTCCGAAACCGAGCATCGCGACGAAATGCATGGTCCAGATGCCGGTGCCGATGGCGGAGGCCGCGGTGATGAGCCAGTTCCGGCGCGAGCGACCCTCGGCGCCCAGCGCGCGGACGGTGCAGCACAGCCCCAGGGCGGAGCCGATGCAGGCCATCGCGTACGACAGCACGGGGGTCAGCCAACCGAATGTGGCGTGGTCCAGGTGTCCCATGGCTCCGGGACGCTAGTCCTGCCGCGGGCGCACTACGGGGGCGCATTTCGAAAGGTGTTGGAAGATGACAGAGAGGAGCCCTTGAACGATCGCATCACGCTCGAACGAGTGCACCCAACGTGCGTGCGGTTCTTGCGGGATCATGGGTGGCATGAACGACGAGCGCACACGGGTACAGGAATTCTTCACGGCGCGCGCCGCCGACTGGGACGCCCGTTTTCCCGACGACGGTCCCGCCTATCGGGCCGCGGTCACCGAACTCGGGCTGCGGCCCGGCTCTCACGTGCTCGACGCGGGCTGCGGCACCGGACGGGCACTGCCCGCTCTTCGGGAGGCCGTAGGGCCCTCGGGCGTCGTACTCGGAGCGGATCTGACGCCCGCCATGCTGGAGGCCGCGAAACGGGCCGGCAGGGACCGCGACGGGCAGCTTCTGCTCGCCGACGTGGCCCACCTGCCGCTGCGCACGGGATCGCTCGACGCGGTGTTCGGCGCGGGTCTGATCGCCCATCTGCCCGATCCGGCGGAGAACCTGCGGGAGTTGAGGCGCGTGGTGCGCCCTGGAGGTCTCCTCGCCCTGTTCCATCCGATTGGCCGGGCGGCACTCGCCGCGCGCCAGGGGCGGCAGATCACCCCGGGCGATCTGCGGGCGGAGGCGAACTTGGGCCCTCTGCTTGCCGGTTCCGGTTGGCACATGACCACGTATGTCGACGAGGACGACCGGTTCCTCGCCCTGGCCGTGCGTCAGGACTGATCCTTGCGGACTTCGGTGATCACGGCGGCGAAGGCCGCCGGATTGTCGAACATGACGTTGTGTCCCGCGTCCGGAACGGTGACCACTCGCACTCCGGCCGCCACCAGGCCGTCCTCTCCGGGGAGTTCACCGCTGAGCGCGCCCTGTACGTAGACGCGGTCGAGGGTCAGATCGGTGAGCATGCGGCGCATCGTGGGCTGAGTGCCCTTGATGAGCCCCGTCGCGCTTCTGTGCAGGGCCAGAGGGTCGGCGAGACGCATGGTCGCCGCCCACGTGGAGCCCACTTTCTCCAGCACGCGCGCGTGGCCGCCGCCGCTGACGAAGTCCTCCTCGTCGTACCCGGCGATGCCGCTGCTGCCCGCCGTCACGGGTGGCATCGGGTCGAGGTTGGCCTCTGTGAGGACGAGCCGCGACACCAGGTCGGGCCGCCGGTGCGCGAGCACGATGGCGACGGAGCCGCCCATGCTGTGCCCGACGACCTCGGCCTCCGTCACGCATGCCGCGTCGAGCGCCGCAGCCAGCGCGTCAGCGTGGTCCTCCAGGGTGTATCCGAAGTCGGCGGGCCGGTCGCTGATGCCGTGCCCCGGGAGGTCCACGAACAGCGAGCGGCGGCCCGCCAGTTCGGAGCGCGCGGCGATGTGTGCGTGGTAGACCGTCGACGCGGCGCCAAGCCCGTGGACGTACACCCTCGCCGGTGCGGCTCCGTCGACCTCCGTCCATCGCACGTGACTGCCTCCCGCGTCGAACTGTGCCTGCCGCATCTCCGTGCCCCGTCCCGTCGTATCCGCCAGCTCGCCCGTCGCGAGCCCCACACAGACAATACATCGCTACCGATGTATTGCGTAGCCGATGTACACCGACATGCGGCCCCAGTGCGGCAGAATGCACGGCATGCTCGAACTGGCCATCCTCGGATTTCTCTACGACGCCCCCTTGCACGGCTACGAGCTGCGCAAGCGCATCACCGCGTTGACCGGGCACGTGCGGCCCGTCGCGGAGAGCACGCTGTACCCCGCCATCAAGCGGCTGGAGAAGGCCGGGCTGATCGCGCGCGAGACGCAGCCCGGCTCTGGAGCAGCGCCTCGCCACGTCCTGAGCCTCACCCCGGAAGGCAGGCGCGAGCTTCGCAAGCGCCTGTCGGCTCCCGCACGGGTGGACATCACCGACGAGAACCGCTGGTTCACGCTTCTCGCCTTCCTGCGTCATCTGGAGGACGAGACGGCACAGGTGGCGGTACTCGAAAGCCGACTGGCCTTCCTGGAGGAACCGGCGAGCTTCTTCTACGACGACAGCGGGCGCCCGCTGCGCGCGGAGGAACTCGACGACCCCTTCCGGCGCGGCATGCTCACCATCGCCCGCGCGACGAGCCGGGCCGAACTCGCCTGGCTGCGCGCCACCTTGACGTCACTCGACGGGAGAGCCCGCTGACCTGTCCGTGTGCGGCACGGGGCAGCCCCGGGCGCCGGGAACGGGAAACGTGCCGAGCTCCGACACCTCGTACCCGTCGGGGTAGCCCTTGATCTCCCAGTTCTGCCGCGCGTAGTGCGGCGCCTTGCGCGGCGGCAGCAGGCGCACGGCACGCCCTCGAAGCCGCACGGCGCGGTTGACCAGCGAACGTGTGACGGCGCCTGGCTGCTCGTACCGGAAGGCCCGCAGCAAGGGCTCGTCGAGCAGGGCCAGGGTCGCGGTGCGCAGCAAAGGCGCCACGGCACGCGGATACCAGGAGACCATCAGGTCGAGCGTCGCGTCGGAGACCTCGCGCGCGCCCTGGTCCCAGCCGAAGTTGGCCTCTTCGTAGGCGTCGAGGCAGTTCTCGAACTCTTCGTAGGAGCCGGGAATCTCCTTGATCCCCATGTGCTGCCCGAGCACGCGGTAGTAGGTTGCGGCGGCGACCGTCTCGTGACGCGAGAGCCTGCGCCAGCCGTAGGTGTCGATCCACCGCTTCGGCATGACCACGAAGGTGCACAGCACGTAGCGCATGTCGTCGTTGCTGATGTCGTAGCTGCGGTGCATCTGGTTGATGCGACGGATGGCGGTACGGCCCTCTTCGTCGCCGAACCCGTGCTCCACGACGGTGTCGAGAAGCAGCGCCGTGTCGTCGTAGCGCTTTTGCGTACGGTCCGTCAGCTCGGCTGTCCGCGCCAGGAGTCGACCGATGCTCGGCACGGCGTACGTGCGGTAGAGGGCGAGTTCGAGTGCGCGGGTGAAGTCCCAGGGGAACTCGTACGTCGCGGTGAGCCGGTAGATCGCGAGGAAGTCCTTCTCCGGGTCCATGCGACGAATCTGCTCGAGCCGCTCATAGCGCTTCACCATGCGGTCCCCCTTCTGTCACCGGAGCTCTAACTCTACGTTGGGGAGCGACAGACAAGGGATCAGCGGTGAAAGCCGCGCCGGGGGAAGATGGCCCACATGTTCGACAAGCTCCGCAGGTTCTGGAACAAGGACGGAACGGCAGGCTCCAGCAAGCCCGTGCGTACCGGGAGCAAGCGCACGCACAACCTCTTCGAAGCGGCCGCCGTCTACGTGGCGGCCAGCGCCGAGGATGACCGGGACACGATGGACGAGGCCACGGAATGGGTGTCTCCGGAGGCTCTGTCGTTCGGCGTCAGCGAACTCGCCTGCCGTGCCGTCATCGCCCTCGCCCGGGAGCGCGACGAGTCACCGCGCGAGGTGGCCCGCACGCTCCTCGGGTTGCCCGCCGCCTGAGCCCCCCGCCTCCGCACCCACGTCGAACATGCGGCCGCGTTGACGAATTTCCTGGTCATCGCCCCCTCGACGATCTCTGGGGCGAGTGGTTAGGGTGCGCCGACGGATGAAGCGATGGGGAGGCTGGAATGGCCGGGACGGACGACGCTGTCGCCGCCGATGACGACGCGCTGTACGTGCTCACGGCGGTACTGCTGACGCCCGCGAAGTTCCCCAGTGTGCTCGGGGACGACTATCCCGAGGCGTGTGCGCGGCTGGGCCTCGCCCCGCTCGCGGCGGGTTACGGCCTTGTGCTCGGCCAGGACGGCGAGGGCGCGCGGTGGACGGTCGTCGTCGACGACGTGTCGCTCGTGGCCGTGGCGATCGCTTCCTGGGACTGCGGCATGGAGTACGACCTCTCTCCCGACGAACGCGCGGTGGTCACCGCGCTGCCGGGCTGGCCGCTGGCCGTCGCGGTCGCGGCTCCCGGTGTGCCCGCTCCGCACGATCCGGATCCGGTGTCCGAGGACGAGGACCGGGCGCCGCTGACACCGCTGGCGCCGCCGGAGTCCGACACCTGGGGTCCGGCCCAACGGCGCCTGGGCGCAGACGAGATAGCGCTGCAGTGGGCTACGTGGCGGGAGCAGATCGACGACGCCGACTTCGCGACGGACGGCTCGCCGCAGGCTGCACCGGCCGTGACCGGGGCAGCGGAACCGCTCACCGGTGTACGGCGCGTCCTGGCGGAGGCTCGGGCGTATGTGACCGATCCACCGCCGCTTGGCAGGGTGCGGTCGTCGTTCGCCTCGGGGGACGCGCGCACCCTGCGTGCCGACGGTCCTGGCTGGTCCATGGTCGCAAGGACCGACGACATCGCGTTCGTGCTGCTCGACGAGGAGCCGGGTGAGGTGCTGCCGGTCGGCCGGGGGCCGGAGCTTCCCGCACTCCTGGAGGCCCTCGACAAGATGGCGGTCCGCCCCGCCTGAGCAGTCTCGGGCGCCTGTTCGCAGCCCGGAGCGGGCGTCTGTCCGTCGGCGTGATCAGCATCCCGTCTCGGGATCGACGAGGAGCGCGGCCATGGCCGTGTCGTGATCCTGATGATCGCGCAGCGCCGCCAGTTCGTCGCGCCACACCGCGTCCCACGAGCTGTTCACGCCACCCGCGCGCACCAACTCCAGGGCCACGACGCCTGTTCCCGGAGTGCCTCGCTCCCGCAGCATGCGCACCGCTCCGAGCAGGGCCTCACGCGCGCGTGGCCTGCTCAGGTTCAGGTAGCGCTCGCACTGTGCGGCGGCCAGGCGCCCGGGACGCTCCTCCAGCAGGTCGACAAGACGTCGCCACCGCTGCGCGTCGTGCCGCCCGAGACCTGTGGCCACCAGCGCCGTGTCCCATGTCAGGAGCGCCGCCTGGTGACGCAGCCCCGCGCTCTCCAGGGTCCTGGCGAGGGAGTCGGCGATCCGGAGGGTCACCGTGGCGCCTCGTCCGATCCGCGCCACGTCGCAGAGCGCCACGAGACGGCGCAGCGCATCGGCCCTTTCGCGCGGGTCCGTTCCCGCCGCCCGCTCGCGCAGTTGCCGGAAGACGGCCTTCAGTACGCCGCTCGCGTGGGGCCCCGACGGGAACCGCACCAACTGGCACAGCGCCGCTTCCCACTCACGACGTGTTCGGTGCTCGTCCACGGCGACCTCGGCCACGGCACGCATCGCCTCTTCCGCGTCCGCTGTGAGCCACCCGGGCAGCGCCCGACAGACGTCTGTGACGGTGGCCGCATCGCCCTCCCTGATCAGTCGCGTCAGGAAGTTCCGGTAGGGCCCGGCCAAGGAGAGGCGTACTCGCCCTCGGTCGGCGAGGATCACTGCCTCGCGCAGGGCGGGGTCATCCACGCATCGCGCCAGACGTTCGGCGACCTCCGGTCGGTCGATCGCGGCGAGGAGGCCCTGGGCCAGGGCGGCGCGTACGTCGCGGTGCTGGTGTGGGGCGTCCCAGGCTGCCAGCAGTGCGTCCTGGGCCTCGGCACCGGGGAGCGCGGCGAGCCCGCGGGCCGCTTCCTTACGTGTGCCGACCGGGGTGTCGACAGCACGGGCCACCGGGGCGAGCAAGGCGACGGCGTGCTGGTCCGGCACTGCTTCCAAGAGTCGCCGGACGGCTCCCATCGCGGCGCGGCCCCGTACGCCACCGGTCGCGGCGTGCCGCAGCAGCAGGTCCAGAAGAGACGTGTTCCCGGAAGGTACGTCGGTGGAGCCGGGCTCGAAGAGGTCGCCCAGTGCTCCCAGCGCGGCAGCGGCGACGGGCTGCGGCGCGTCGTCCGCCAGTGACGCCATCAGAGCTGGGTCGCGCAGGCGTGCTGCCGCGTCGGCCCTGATGCGCAGCGGGACCGCGTCGTCGACGGCCACGCGTGCGTGGTGCGCGTTCCAGCGCCTTTGCTGTGCGGGCAGCCAGCGCCGCGTGACGCCGTGCGGCAGCCGCGGGACCCATGCCTCGGCCTGGGGTCGTACGCGGCCGCTCAAGCCCTCCTGAGCGGCGGTCAGGACGGTGTCCAACAAGTCCGTACGTCGGGTGGCCACGGTTTCCAGGACGACGGGCACCGCCGCGAACGAGGCGTCCAGAGTCACCAGTTCGGCGCAACGTGCCTCGCGCACCGATGCCGGTGCCACCCATGCCTGCGCCGCGCGGGCCGCGACGTGAGGGTCGTCGTGCCCCAGCGCGGTGCCGCGAGTCAGGGCGTCCAGTTCCGGCAGGGCGGTGAGGTGTGGTGCGAACAGTTCGGCGAGGTGGACACCAGTGCCGGGACGTGCGGTCACCGTCGGCGCGAGCAGCGTCCAGATGGCCTGAGCTTCCTCCTGGCTCATGTGCAGTGGGGCGACCGGCCCATGGCGCCGGGGATCTGCCACGACCTGGCAGAGCAGTTCCACCACGTATGCGGCGCGTTCCCAGGCGCCATGGGTCGCGACGTTCTCCGCTGTGCGCCGGAGCAGTTCCTCGGCCGCGGCGAGCGTGCGCCCCTTGGAGTCCGCGGACTGCACGGTGGTCAGCGTCGCGTCGCGCAGGACGCGCTCGGGCAGCGCGGCCAGGAGACGGGGCGGTGCGCCCGCGAGCTGACGCAGGGTGTGATGCCGCACCTCTTCCTGGTCGTGCCAGGCCCGCTCGCAGTCGACAGCGACGCGTGCGAACTCGACGGCGTCACCTTCCAGTTCCGCGCAGGCCAGCAGCGAGGGCCAGCCCATCAGACGCTGGTGGATGCGGTGTTGTCCAGCGATCTCGCGCAGCAGCGGTTCACCCGTGGCGAGAGGAAGGGCAACGGCCAGGTGGCTCACCGTCCGGCCCCGGCCCGACCAACGCTCCACCCAGGGCAGGACGAGCTCTGCCCTGTCCGAGGGTTCCAACGCTGCCAAGGTGGTCACGGGGAGGCTCCGTACGGAGTTGGACCGTTCTGCGCGCTCCTCCGTCAAGCGTCGGCGTTCTGGCGCCGGGAGCAGCGCCAACAGCCCGTCCGGGGCTACTTCTCGGCGTTCCGGGAAGCGTGCCCTGGGCCGTTCCGCAGGGCAGAGGCGGGCCAGGTCCTTCCGGTCCGCGAGGCTCAGTGCACGAACGGCGCGGCGCACCGAAGGCAGCAAAGGCCCGGCGGGCAGTGCGAGTTCGGGGAGCAAGCCGTCCGCGTCCGGTGCCGCGGCCCGCAGGACCGCGAGGACGCGGTCCGGGTGGCGAAGCAGCGAGCGTGCGGCTCGGGCGGTGAGGAGAGCGCGGGCACGTTCCAGGAGGACGAGCCCGGCTTCCGGGTCACGCTCGGCGGCGAGGCTCGCCACGGCTCGGTGTTGCCGCGCGAAGGCGTATCCGGCGTTGCGTTCCTGGCTCTGGTTGCGGGAGGCCAGCAGTGTCGCCACGGCCAAGGGGGCCGTTCGGGCCAGGGCGTTGAGCACGCCCGGGGGCGGGTCGAGTCGGGCGATCCAGTCGGCGACGGTCGCAGGTGGGCATGCGGGCAGCAGCAGTGCCGCGTCCGAGCTGCCGTAGTGCTCGTACACCTTGGGCAGCAGGTGTCCGGCGAGCACGGTGCGCCCGCTGAGTCGCAGGACTCGGTACGTCTCGCGGCGTGTCGCCCGGATCTCGCTCAACGCGAGCTGTTCCAGGGCTTCTTCCGGAACCGGGAGCCTGATGGCGGCCGAGAGGGCCCGGCGGCGCAGAAGCGGGTCGGACAGTGCTGCGGCGATGGTGGGGAGATCGCGTCGGGCGACGGCAAGGAAGAGGGCGGTGTGCCGGTCATCCGCTTCGCCGGTGTCCAGGACGCGGTGGAGCGTTGTGTACGCCACTGACGTGAGAGCGCGGGCGTAGCGGGCGAGCGCGCTCATCCGTGCCGGGAAGGGCAGGGGGTCGAAATGGGCCTTCAGCCACGCCGACGTCAGCGGCGCGGGCATGGACTGGGGCGATGAGGACGGCGTCTGGGGCGCTTCGTGTCCGGCCATCAGCGATCACCGAGGGATCGCTGGGCCTCCTTTCGGAAAGTCATGGCCCGATGATCACGGATGAGGCGCCGGTGTCGCAACGCATTTTCCGATCGGCTCGCGGAACCGCCATGGGCGAGCCCGCGAGCGGACGGAAATCCTTGCTCCACCGGACGCCTCAGTGGCCTATCTCCTTGCGTGTGACCCGGCGCAGCCTGCGCCGCTGGCCGGGGTCGAGCGCCAGATAGGCCGCGGCCGGGACTCCGAGCACGATCAGGAATGCGGCCCACCACGGCAGCCAGAACAGCAGAATGATCCCGGCCGCCACACCTCCTGCGGCGATCTTCGCGTTCTTCGACATGTGTGTCGCCTCCTTCGCGGCTCCTGCCGCTCTCTGTCCTGGAAAACGTGATCGGGCGCCTCACAGTTCCGGGCCACGACCCTGAGAGACCCCTGAGTCGTGACCCCTACTGGTTCCGGAGCCGCTCCGCCCCCCGTCCGCGGTCAGGACCCTTGAGCCTCACTCGACGCGGAGCGGCTCCCCTACCTCGTACATGTGCCGCAGGACCTGACGGTAGGAGTCGACGAATCCCGCTTCGGTGTAGGGCATGCCCAACGAGGCGCAGTGGGCACGCACGAGGGGTTGGGCGAGCCGCAGGTGGGGGCGGGGCATGCTCGGGAACAGGTGGTGCTCGATCTGATAGTTGAGGCCGCCCAGGAACCAGTCGGTCGCCAGGCTGCCGCGGATGTTGCGCGAGGTGAGGACCTGACGACGCAGATGTCCCCAGCGCTCCCCGTC contains:
- a CDS encoding MHYT domain-containing protein, producing MGHLDHATFGWLTPVLSYAMACIGSALGLCCTVRALGAEGRSRRNWLITAASAIGTGIWTMHFVAMLGFGVTGTEIHYNVPLTMLSLLGAVVVVGAGVFAVGYGRDRGRALAIGGLTTGLGVASMHYIGMAALRMHGEVRYDPVLVGLSVVIAVIAATAALWAGLNIKSPLAVAGASLVMGGAVSSMHYTGMLAVSVRVTPSEAALPGATTMQFIFPLAVGLGSYMFLTCAFVALSPTEGEREASVSAQRPAETAAR
- a CDS encoding GTP-binding protein, with product MVSEHSDATGDDTTAMALKILVAGGFGVGKTTLVGVVSEIRPLRTEELLSEAGESVDDTDGVDRKTTTTVAMDFGRITIRSGLSLYLFGTPGQDRFWFLWDELSQGALGAVVLADTRRLEDCFPAVDYFEHRRIPFVVAVNCFANARTYGAHEVSRALDLDSGTPVVLCDARDRDSGKEVLIRLVEYAGRMYTARLLDTVG
- a CDS encoding roadblock/LC7 domain-containing protein, producing the protein MIQDQSITAGRTGELDWLLDDLVLRVGEVRHAVVLSNDGLPVGASTALTREDAEHLAAVASGFHSLAKGAGRHFGAGGVRQTMVEMDDAFLFVAAAGDGSCLTVLSSVTADIGLVAYEMARLVKRVGEHLYTPARFAAQPPAAG
- a CDS encoding alpha/beta fold hydrolase — its product is MRQAQFDAGGSHVRWTEVDGAAPARVYVHGLGAASTVYHAHIAARSELAGRRSLFVDLPGHGISDRPADFGYTLEDHADALAAALDAACVTEAEVVGHSMGGSVAIVLAHRRPDLVSRLVLTEANLDPMPPVTAGSSGIAGYDEEDFVSGGGHARVLEKVGSTWAATMRLADPLALHRSATGLIKGTQPTMRRMLTDLTLDRVYVQGALSGELPGEDGLVAAGVRVVTVPDAGHNVMFDNPAAFAAVITEVRKDQS
- a CDS encoding nitrate- and nitrite sensing domain-containing protein — encoded protein: MRTPRSTSDPADGVIPPQSAPPARGRRAHAGRPADERDEHPYGDEHPYGEDDIAEPPGDRELTGASHWRLRPRTVRAKIVCLLMVPVISLLALWGYATVSTAQDVARLRQLQRVDTGIRTPVETAITSLQAERVAAVRYATKPNTGRGDALTKQGERTDRAVAKLRIGDDSTVADGVGLPRGVADRLETFLTAANGMRTLRNEVLDRRTGWNTVYGQYTRTIAQAFGVGGALSGMQDTAAGSNARVLLEFSRAGEMLAREDAVLAGARLDGSLAGQRLRLFTGAVDTRRTLAETASGDLRGPQRAAWRGIEKGSAYDDVRTVEDKVLVTQPGPKALGAAPAGTWDDAYGEVQDQVDAVVANAHRDAAAQADPLTHGVLTPAGAAVLLGLVAVATSLVVSVRIGRGLVVELVGLRNGALEIARRKLPNAMRRLRAGEELDINAEAPPGPPAEDETGQVAEALGTVHRAALRAAVERAELASGISGVFVNLARRSQVLVHRQLSLLDSMERRAEDPNELSDLFRLDHLTTRMRRHAESLIILSGAAPGRAWRMPVSLTNVVRAAVSEVEDYARVEVRPLPGASVLGTAVADLTHLLAELVENAAQFSPPHTKVRVNGEPVGNGYALEIEDRGLGMGTEMLAEANRRIEQSEALDLFDSDQLGLFVVSRLAARHHIKVHLRTSPYGGTTAVVLLPTALLHSGTVESPQAATVERGRFPGKEHARVEGGSERRVNGNSVPAPAALPALAAAVEASPPPGVTTLRPHRTRDPGSPGSGPYGDGPLDVAGADAQVPALQGPDADGFVGQHADAQAAASDELPRRVRQASLAPQLREHRSTEEAATAAPAAEDERSPEQVRARMTAYRDGWARGGGPLPGIVGSVPDISGPAPGRDSSEGDHA
- a CDS encoding DUF742 domain-containing protein; protein product: MTEEASGLPHQPGSQWYDNEAGPLVRPYAMTGGRTKPGPSDVRFDLIALVTLDGSAPGPGDDSTLGPEHRTLIELCRTETQSVAELAAGADLPVGVVRVLLGDLVESGCVKVSRPVPPAQLPDEMILREVIDGLRAL
- a CDS encoding class I SAM-dependent methyltransferase, which gives rise to MNDERTRVQEFFTARAADWDARFPDDGPAYRAAVTELGLRPGSHVLDAGCGTGRALPALREAVGPSGVVLGADLTPAMLEAAKRAGRDRDGQLLLADVAHLPLRTGSLDAVFGAGLIAHLPDPAENLRELRRVVRPGGLLALFHPIGRAALAARQGRQITPGDLRAEANLGPLLAGSGWHMTTYVDEDDRFLALAVRQD